The Podospora bellae-mahoneyi strain CBS 112042 chromosome 7, whole genome shotgun sequence genomic sequence CCTCAGCCGGAGCATCGCGGTTGGCGGGGCGGCGAAGAACCTCAAGGGCGCCTATGTTTGACAAACCGGCATTAGTTTTTGCAGAAGAggcgagaaaagaaagatagACGTACGCTGCACAATACCCAAAGTTCTGACGGGCTTgccctcggcatcctcgTACGTGTCGATAGACGCCTGGCCCTCGACCAAGACCATGGTCCCCTTCTCGAGAGACAGGTAGAAATCACGGgcgttggtgctggtggggaaGACGGTGATGTTGAACCAGCTGGTCTTCCTGTTCTCGCCAGACCCGCTGTTGGAGGCTACGGCGTAGCGGAGGTACTCTTTGCCGCTGTTGCTGGAGTGGAGGTCGGGGGTGTCGGCGAGGTTGCCGACGATGGTGATTTTGGCATAGGGGCgctggggggtggaggagaaggcacGGGCAGCAGCCACCTGGGGGCGGGCGGCAGCGCGGGAGACGGAGCGGAGGAAGGCAGACATGTTgggctgtggctggtgacTGGTTTGAtatgaagatggcgaggatgatctGGATGGAATGCAGTTTTTGGTTTCAGTGATATCAGCGCTATCGATATTGTGTTGTGGGTTCTTCACTCAAACCCCTGTCCAGGTCCAAGGTCGCGTCAAACGGCGCGCGTGGGGACCGTGCGTCGAAGCTGTGGAGCTGAGCTGCCGAACTCCCAGGTGCTCCGTGGGTTCCAGGGTTAGCCCGAGCGGTGTCATACCCCTGACTCCTTCCTTTTTGGgattcatcatcctcctctgctcACTCTTTACTatctctctcactcttctctCACTTGCGGAGCATCATGCGACCGACTTGCTGTGCTGAGTAGAAAGTCTTCTTATTCAGCCGAGTCTCAATAAAACCCACACCTGATCTTTCACACAATAAGCAAAAACGGGGCTGACCAATTCAtaggcaccaccacctcggcgATACTCCGTGCTGGAGAGACATCATCAGCAAACAACATCATGGCCAATTGATGATTCTCGATGATGAGTCGCATATGCCCTGCCAATTGATCAGAAGTAAATTTAGATGCCGGGAACCACAGCTTCATGTCATGGATCTAGGTCCAGGAGCTGGCCCGTCGGTCTTTGTTGATGCCAGGCCGAGACCCCTTTTCAGCTCCTGAAAGCTGCCCACTTTTGGGTCTGAATAGACTCTGAATAGATCAATAGACACAACATGGCGGTCTCAAGCTCCCACTTTGCAACTTCACCACCATTTTTATCACAATGAGGAGCTCGGTTTGCGAATAAGCCAATAAGATGGGCAACACACCGAATAACTGAATAGACCATGGCTCGCACATAACCGTCCTGCCGGTTGCACCACATGGCAGCCGATCTTGTTCCTttactcttttctttatCCAGATCTACTACTCTCACAGCTTGATTGAGATCTTGACCTCTACTCTTAtctcttcgtcatcatcgccaaGATCGCTTTTGCGGAATACCATCACTCTCAGCCTTGACCGTCAAGAACATcactcaacaacctcaccagaCCAGGAACCTCCCTCGCGAGCACCGGCAGCACAAGTTGGAACAtggcacccccaacaccagaGGAACTCGCCACGCCAGGCTTCAACAAATGGTCGCTCTATGGCTTCACAACAACCCCGGAAGAGAGGATCGGCCCCGACGAGCCCTACACCTACCCATCCCTCCAAGTGAACCTCTTCTTTCGCGTCTTCCTTGGcctcgtctccctcttcatcacctGGGTCCCAGCCCGTCTCCTCTTCCGCAGCGGCGAGTTCGCCGGCACCGTCCTCTGCGTCATCACCATGATCCTCAACTTCTTCGCCGTCGTCAATGCCCTCATCTGGCGAGACGACAACGTGGAGGAGTGGTTTGATGGCTACGGGTGGTGTGACATTCAGACATACCTCAAGTTTGCTCTCGACACGGCCTTCAACATCTGTCTCTTTGAGATCATGCGGGGATTGGCGAGCAAGGTGGCTATGAACAGAGCTACTGCCTTGACGTCCAAGGAGAGGAGACGCAACAGGATTATTTCGGCGGCGGTCATCTTTacggtgccggtggtgcaGATGATTCTCACCTACTTCGTCGCGGTGGGCCGGTATAATGTATCGACACTGGTCGGGTGTGGGGTTTACTACTTTCCGAATTGGGTCTTCTTGGTGTTTTTCATTTTGCCTACGCCGATATTCTCTATTGGGGCGGCCATCATGGCTTGTAggttttcttcctcttctgccccTTTGTACACATCCTAACAAACATCACAGGCCTCACCTTTTACCGCTACCGCCTCATCATGCGCGCGTCCAACAAAGTGATGCAATCCCGCGACAGCGTCGCCGCCGCGCGCCAATCCCGCGTCCGCAAGAAGCTTTACTTTCTGACCCTcaccgtcatcgtcgtcgtcctcccgctcatcctcatctttTTCGTGAGAAACCTAAAGGTGGGGAGCCCATGGGACTTGTCTTATGACTTTGCCTCCTTCCACTATGGTCCCGACCCCTTCAACCAGTGGTTTGTCTCGTTCACCACATCAGAGTACATGAACTTTCAACAGCTGAGCATCAGCTTCATCTCCGAAGTCACGGGCATCCTGCTATTCATCCCCTTTGGCACCACCCCAGAGGCCCTCAACTCTTACCGCCGGggccttctcttccttggGTTGGGGTACATCTTCCCTAAGCTACGAGAAGAGATCCCGTTGTACCCCagcccctcctcttcaaggGGCAATTCGACCAGCAACTCAAGAGCATCATGGTGGtcctccttcctccgccCCATCCGCGAAAACGCATCCTCTTTCATCGCCTCCCGCCGCCGGTCGACGACCACGACGGGTATGTCCAACAACAGTTCAAGAAAGGGATCTATCCTCCCCACCGCGGAGCACCATAGCAATTCCACCTCTTCCCGGTCAACCTCTTTACTCATCAAGGAAAaaagcaccagcagcaacaacccctgGCCAGATCTAACAGCAGAGGAAATCGATCATTACAACAACCCGcactttccttcttcttcttccacttccacctgCCCCCCAGCGGGACAGAATCCTTTTCTGATGGCAACCGCCATACCACTCAACGCCACGCCCCTCCCATCTCGACTTTCTACCGTCCtcccaaagaaaaagaccaCCACTAGTCCCattgaagaggaaaaggtggtTGACGTTGGGAGCGAGGATGTAGCGGAGCCCTGGGACGTGGGGCATCAGGCTTCCAATGTTGAGTTTGATACACAGGTCTGGGCTGGGAACCCTAGGTCTGGGAGTCAATTGCCTTTGCCGAGTCCGGCGAGGTTTCAGCCTGTTGTGACGACGATTACTGCTGGtagtggggatggggatcttgaggctggggagcatcagcagcagaggaggggggtggtgagggttgagacGAGGATTGCGCATACCCTGGAGccgagagaggagggagaagaacAGGTCGTGACGGTTACGACGCCGACACATGCGAGTTAGGTGCTTGTTGTGGAGAGGTCGTTGGTTGTTGTTAGTGGgttgtgggggggaggaaggaggaggagttgggctgggggggaggggtattgGGGTGTTTAGGGGGGGGAGATATCAGGGGTGGGTAGGTAATGGGCCGTTATATAGCTATTATTGTTTCCTTGAGTCTTTTATTgtgtttccctttttttgttttttttgttgtttcaTTTTCATGGTGAAGAGGAGTCCGTTTACACAAGGCTGACCAGAATAGTGCGGCATAGCATTTCATTACatatttcttcttctgccagCACGCCGAGGGCTGGTTTCATGTGTCTATAGACAGATAATGTATCATAACACCAGGCTAACCTTGTCGACTTCGCACCGCTGTCAACTATGCCATTTACACTCCAATATCTTGCTGGATTACAGGTGTGAAATATTGTACATTTACTGAAACAGGAAACACCTCTTCATGACCACATTGGATCACTTCCCACGAAGGGCAATTATACTTGGCCAATGGACTTGATCCCTTCCCAAGTCAGACCTGGAGAAAGAAAGCACACACGCGATATAAAGCAACTTCAGGACCGCATCCTATCTTTCAACACCTCTAGAGCAAAATACCCATCCATGTCCATAAACTGGTTCTTATTTCGAAGCTGCATGGTAGCCTGACTTTGAGAGCCGTGCTGCTGCTTTTAGACAACACACTGAACACTTGAGCGGGTTTGCCAGGTTGTTTGAAGCAATAAACCACGTAAACATGCCAAATTTCGAGAACTGCTAGAGGTAAGATTTACACAATAGGGCTGGCTTGTATTTCAGGGCATATTAGGGGCCTTTCCCCATCAGTTTGCATGTCTCGAGTTAACGAAGATGTCGGGAAACGAGGCGCTTGACCTAAGTATGCCTCGGCCAGTGACTGAGGTTCGGGGTGGTGTTCTGAGGCTAGAGCACTCGGAGGGCTGAGATGTGCTATGCAGTGGTGaagtcttggtcttggtgttaCTGGCTTATTGGCGGCGTGACTCACTCCTGGTTCAGGGGGCCTTTGTTACCGAGTTTGGCTTGCCGAGTGAGCAGTCTCTACATGGAAGGCCAGTTCACCTGAAATTGATGAAATATAAAAGTTACCGATAGTTCTTTGACTTTTGAAGGTAAACAGACATAGAAACCAGCGACAAGTGGATTATCCAACTCATTCTTGCTTCACACCGAGAATCGCACtcacaaccctaacccgatAACTGCAAACTGTTTGCGCGTGTGGTAACCCCACATTTTCACCTCTcgctcctcatcatccaaaacTCACATTCATCTCTCATCCCAACTTATACAAAGTGAGCCTCCCGCATTTTGTTCTATTTCTCCCAACCAGACTGAATGCTCACACACCTCAGTCCATCCCTCAAAACCGCAACAAGACTCACCCAACTAACCACCACCCTAACCAGCTCACTCAACCCTCACTTTCACTTCTCACCCCGCTCATTCACCTTCACAATCACTCCCCAAATGGACGACAAAGCAGACCTCATCGCCGACCAActctcccaaaccaccccctcatcccgTGGCGGCGGTAAACGCGGCGGCagccgaggaagagaaggtCGTCCCGGAGGAAGAGCAGTAGACCTCTCCCGcgccctctcccgcctcctccggcacCAAGCCTCCAACGCCGGCATCGACCTCGACAAAGAAGGCTACGCCCCCCTAGATAAAGTCGTAcgttccccccccccccttttccccctcccctccccaaccaactaacccccctcccctctaGCTCTCCTGGGGCCCCCTCAAATCCCTCAAACCAACCTTTCCCGAAATCCTCTCCGCAGTCAAAGACTCGGACAAGCAACGCTTCGccctcaaacccctccactcctcaacctcaacatccaccGACCCAAAAGACTGGCTCATCCGAGCCAACCAAGGGCATTCCATCAAGCTCGACTCGGacgccctcctcaaacccctaTCTCTCACCCCAGACCTCTCAAAAGGCGAACTCCCCATCCCGCCCACCGTCGTCCACGgcaccttcttcgcctttTGGCCCCTCATCAAATCAACCGGCGGCCTCAAGAAAATGGGGAGGAACCACGTCCACTTCAGCACTGGACtccccgacgacgacgagggcgTCATTTCTGGGATGAGGAAGGATGCAGAGTTGTTAATCTACATTGACGTGCCAAAAGCAATGAAAGAAGGGAACCTAAAATTCTGGATGAGCGAGAACGGGGTTGTCCTCacagagggagaggatgaggagggggtagTGAGCTCAAAGTACTTTAAGGAGGTTGTCGGGCGGGATGGGGCGTTGGTGGGCGTTATCTGGAGGGATGGAGAGCCCATGGATGGGGGTGATTTACCTCCAGGGTTGAAGATCAGGCAGCCTCATGGCAAGggggctgggaggggagggaaacggggtgggagaggaaggggaggaggacagtAAAGATAATGTCACACGTCAAAGCTTTTTGGTCGAggtaaaatatttttttttttaaaaaaaaaaacattttacatccaaaacaacaaagaaAAACCCCCTAAAAAATGCTTGCTATTCAAAGCCGACGACTCTGCGGTCGTCGTGTGAGTGATATAcatgtatgtgtgtgtacGTGTTTTTCTGAGCAATGCTAAGCTTACAACCCACCCAACTACTTCAGCGGAGGAAATAAACTGGTATTATATACCCAttatccatccatctccatccaccacctcctccccctttccccccccccctctccccaaaaaGGTTTCAGCCAAGTAAAAAGTAAacttttccttcttcacaaACTCCAACAAAACCCTCGCTTTGCTCGCTTGCGTGCGCACACCAAAaaacacaacaacaccaaccaaaaaaaaaggggggttcTGTCCAACTTTCCCCCCCCCGCCAGCTTTCAAAACCTACAACTCCCCAGCATACCAATACAGATTCATATACAAGTccaacacaaaaaaaaaatcaaaaatcaaaaatccaaaaaaaaaaatcaaatcATCTCGTCGATACTCCTCACAATAGGCGTCTCCCCCAACGTCGGCGGACTCCTGGGATCCTCATTTTGCATCGGCCtcccaaaaggaaaaaacGGATCCCGTGGAAACATCGTCTCCCTCGGCGAAAAAAGCCCCAGTGCCTCGTCGGCGGGCGtaggaggagcttgaaccACCTCCGCAAACTGCGCCGCTGCCACGGCAAGAGCCTGATGAAGAGGGTTATTCGTCATCACCTCGGCCCTAGGCGAGAGGGTTGGGTCGCTAGCATTCGGTGGAAAGCCTCGCATGGCAAGAATATTGTCCCTGGGCGGAACGGGCGGCGGCACAACAGGAGCGATATTCAGGGGCGCGAAGCCAAACGTGCCCATAgacctcttcttctcgaggGTTTTCGGTGCTGGAGACAGCTTCAACGGTGCGAGGCTGATTTGTGATGActtcttttccagcttcTTGGGCGGCGGGGTGAGATTGATCGGTGCAAGAGTAGCTTCCgatttcttcctctccaccgtcttGGGAGGCGGCGCAAATGTCATCGGGGCGAGCTTGAAATTGTTTTCAGACTTTATCTTCTCCGGCtgtgacggcggcggagcaAAGGTCATCGGCGCAAATCCAAAGGTGCCGTCTGAGGCCCCAAATCTATGCGCGCCGAAGCCTGGTGAGGCTGGCGGCCTGGCAAAGGGgtctggtggtgggaatCCTGGAGACATGGGAGGTCTCGAAAGATCGAGCGGTGCCAAGTTTTGCGATGCTGGAGGCTTTGAGATGGTAAGAGATGCAAAGCTGGGAGGCGCAAAGCCGGGGGATTTCGGCGGCTCGGCAAATGAGCCAAAGCcgggtgatggcggtggtctTGACAGAGAGAACGACCCAAAAcctggtgatggtggtggcttgctCAAGGTAAAGGAACCGCCAAAGCCAGGAGAGGGTGGCTCTCTGGAGATAGTAGGAGGCACAAACCCTGGAGATGGCGGTGGTCTCGCGAATGAGCTGTCCGAAGAAGCAAACCCGGAATCCAACTGCGAAGGGACGAGGAACGAATCGATATTAAAACGGCCAAACTTTCCAGGATCGGACTCGTCCTCTTTTTCGGTCCAGGAAAAGCTGGAAGGCGCGGATGATGGGCCAGGCGAAATGGGTTCACCTCTATTTGGCGTTGAGTTGCCCCTTGCCCTGCTGGGGCTTCGTTCAGGGCTCCCAGATCTCGAGGCTGGGTCTTCGCTTGGTAGTGGTGCGGTGAGAGGCTCCTTGGGCGGTGCCTCGATGTGATCTGCGGATAACGTCGCCCTGTGCAATGGGCTCCTCCCGGATCGCGACTTCAAGCCAGCACTCGGGACAGCCAATCTCTTCCTCGACGAGACTTCTTTCTGGAAATCTTGCAAGCAGTACATCAGCCTCATATTGGGGCTGATCCACCTGCTCTTCGCCTGGGCCGCGTAGTAAGCATCGTTGACGGTCAGGTCGGGATTTTGATACAGCCCGTAGGCAATGATCAAGCTGGCAGATCTGCTGGCACCCTGCTGGCAGTGGACCAAAAccttcttgccgtccttTGTCCGCCTTTCGATTGTTTCGCAGAGCCCCATGAGATCCTTGCCAATATCGGTGTTGTGATCCCAGGGAATGTGAATATACTCTGGCTCCTTGAAAGACTGGGCCTTGGGGGTCGTAGGCGTGTCAGCTGAGCTTCCCTCTGGGAAATACTCAAAGGCGGTCGCAAAGCTCGAGTTTGTTACCGCCGTATCTGGCTCCACGGGAGACATTGTTTGGCCATCCGAAGCCGCAGAGTCCTTTCTGCTAGCGTAAGGCTTGAACGGGTTCACAACCTCACGAGCGACATTGATCACCACGTCAAAGCGAGACGCTTCCTCGGCAGTGGGCTCGAGGTACAAATACACATTGTCGCTATAGATGGCGATTGGGCCATCGGGGTATCCGGGCGTTTTCTGATCCTCGTTATTTTCGACCTCGTGGAATGGCTCAAACTCATAAGCGGCGCGGTTGGCGATTTGTGTTCGTATTGGTGAATCTTCTTCCTGGATGGTCGATCCTAACCCAGGTGCCACGGCAGGCTTGGGTGGTCGCAGGAAAGAAGACAATCCTGTCTCATTTCTCTCCAGCACTGTTGGAATAGTCATGCCTCCCGCGGGACCAAATGTGGCCGACTTCAAGCCTGAGAGCATATGTGGCGACGAAGTGGAATGCTTCAGAGCGCGGCGCTGCAGAATGGGACCAATCGAAACTGATGGTGAGCTAGGAACTTCGAGTGTTGTGCGCGCAATGAGATCTGAGGTGCTGGTCTTGAGGCTGAGCTGACTTGGCTTCCGCTTCGTGGTAGGAATTTTGGGTTTGAtgaaagagggagaagatgctTCAGACACTTCGGTCGAGGATAGTGACGGTGGCTGGATTGAAAGCCCCTTCATGTTTTTTGGCCGCCGGGGAACTGGCGACGTCATCGGCCGCTCCAAGGTTCGGCCagaggtgttgatggtgaggttAGCCAATCCATGGAGACCACCGAAAGAGGCAGGCGCAAAAGGCCGAAGAGGAACAAGATTAATCGGAGAAtcaggggaggatgatggtgaggggtCAGAAAGATCCGAAGAGTCTGTGCAAGAcacggtggtggttggcgaAGACTCTGCAGATTCGGCGGTGGATGTGCTGTCGTGGTGCTTGTGAATGGAATCTGAAGACAAGACGCCGGGCCGCAGGGCCGGCTCCGAGTCTCGTGGCAGTTTTGTATCCTCCATGACCAGCTTGGGGTCAACAACTGTGACGGTATTTGAGGCGTCCACAATTCCGTTTTCCACGTCCAAAACAGTCATAAATGAGGGTATTTGGTCCTCATACAGCCTGCGAGGCGCGGCTGAAGGCATATTCGGCAGTGTTTGGAGAGGCGAAAAGTGCGTCGCCGTAATGTTCCTCCGTCTTTGCTCCGGTCCGGTCACAAGTTGGCCACCCGGTCTCTTGACCTCCCCGCCGTCTGATAGTCACCGAGAGGCGAAAAAATAGAAAGCCGAGGTCTTTCACCACCGGTGTTGAAATTATGGAACTAGTGTgcgtgtgcgtgtgtgtgtgtctgtcGAATTGAGTCGGCACACTGGTTGAATCGAAGGTCGACTACAAGACTAGGTTTCGGACCAAAGGGACAGCGCTGCTGAATCCGATCCACACTTGGCGAGTGTTGATTGAAGAGAATTTAATTAGTGTGTCgcaggaagaaaagagaagcaaaagagCAAAGAAATCCGTGAAATCGACAAGGGCGCACGATGTTGTCGGTGTTGTCTGAGGCGGGCGCGTAGACTCGTGGTGGAGGCTGGGGTGATGGTCTCGCTAAATGGTTGCGCGGAGAGACGGCGGCGCAGCcagagcaggaggagacgagACGAGACGGCGGATTCGGGATCAGAAaagatgagaaggagaaaggCGTCAATACATGGTCCTGTCTTCACACAATGTCGAGAGTCGACGGGAGCAGGCAGGAACAGAAGACCGGAACCTGGGCTGAAGGGATTGACGGGTGAGAACAGCGGGGCCTAGGTTTCCTTTGTCTGGGAGGGAACAAGAAGAACCGAGTCTCGGGATCCCGCTCGAGTGCCGTCCGACAGCTTCCTTCGTCTGGGGTTTGCAATTTGAAAAGTgaagggaagggaatggTTTGGCAAGAAAGGGAGAAAAAAGGCGTCTCgatgggaggatgggagagaGGAGACTCGCGCTGTGGCAGTGGCAGCAACGCACAGAAAGCGCTGAATGGGGGGGCAGGACAACTAGGCCTGGGCAGGCAGAACACCCCTGGACACCAGCACTCCTCCATCTGCACCAGAACAGAACGCTGAGGAGCCCTCTGCGTGGGGAGCACTGGCCCTGTGGCCGCGAACAGGGGTTGTTCAGCCAATCAGAGAGCGTCCTGCAACACCGGCGGCTAGCGGCCTTGCGACTTGCTTGCTTTCAAACAATCCATGCTATTAATAGACAGTGCGACCGTGGATGCAAAAATTGGACGGCACTCCTGATTGGCTGACTGACCCTTGCTGCACTGTCCGACCACGATTTGATTTCCCTCGATTTTCCCCCAGAGATGTGCCTCGACCTCTGCGCTTCGGCTGCGCTTGATCCTTTCCACCTTCTGCTTCTGTCAGAATGACTCTCCTATTATTATGAGAAGCTATCGCCTCGCCGAGGTTGTTTTCTTGCTTCCACATGTATGTTCCGTCTACACAGCGCTTATATTGCTTATATATCGAGTTACAATATGGTAGGTAATTAGGGAACATAAATGAAGGACTGTTGGCGCCAGTTGCCGACGTCCCCCACACCATTAGCCGCTCTTTCTTCAACTTTTGCACTTTGGCCTATGACTCCGGTTCGCAGAGCGGTCATCTGATGAAGCTGCTGGATATCGAGCAGCTCAAAGTCCGGCCGAGACAAGATTGTCGGTTGCATCAGTCAGTCCACCGAGTGCAAGAACACAAAAGGAAGTGTGCTGAACCGCTTTGTATACAGTTTCCAGGCCTTTGATGACCGGTCTGTTTGAATTATGTTCAACTTTCCGCGTCGAACCATCTCGCCCTGCCGTCTtgttgtttcttcttcttattattattatcatTATTACCTGTGGTCATGAATTTTATTCTCATGTTGAAGAAGTCAACCTGTTCCTGTGGAGACGGACAGGCTCTCGGTGGGATCTGAAACAAGCCAAATTGAAGAGGTGGAGCGTGTGGAATTGCCCTGTGCGCTATTAAATAATTTCACATGTCGAGTGTGGCATCGAAACGCCAAGAGCTGAACACCGCAGAGCCTCAAGACTTCTCGGGCACAAGAACGCCAACAGCTGAGTGACGTGCTCTCGTCGAGACCGGCCTGGACCTTCTTCAGTCCATTTTGGACGGTCCAGATTGTGACTGCTGACAGTTTGACAGCCTAGTTTCAACAACAATCCGCCTCCAGCCTGCCAGGCTCCGTGCGGAGTTAGCGATAGATTGAACCTCACGTGTCCATGGTTCAGGCATTGAAGTCAATACCCAGTGCTGGGTCAATGACGCATAACCTGGCGGGAACACCACGTGCTTACGATCCGTCGTTGCTTCTATTGCGGAACGTGTCTGGCGCACCAAACTCGGCTTCCCGGCTGGTAATACCTCTCTTGATAACAGTAAAACGAACACTCCTCCGTCTCAACTTTGCTGCGCTCCTGTGTCAAACGGCGCCCATTCTTGCATCAGCACGCAAGGGGAGCATGATACATTCCCAATATGGGTCCATTTTGCTCCTTTTCAACAACACTGGACGATAAATACGGGGCTTTGTTTTCCAGACAGGTCAAGTTTCAAACAGCCTCCAGGGTTTctgttttttctctcctcgTCTGGAGTAgcaaaataaaaaaagctTCGAGCTCGCCAACGTAGACGAGGTAGTACTCGGTCGGGTATCCGTTCCAGCAAGTTACCAGGTTCCTGGCGATTGCGAGCCTGTTCGTCATACTTTTGATGCCCCCAAACATTCCACAAATCTGCTTCAAGTTTGGGCCGGCATTTGTACCCCTCGATCCACACGTCTGAAACAATGTCGTCCAAACGAACGAACCACCACAAGGGTGACATGGCGTTGCAAGGACAAGCTGGATTGAGCATGCTCGCTTCCGGTCTGATTGCTCGACGGACCTCGGAAAACCCTGACGTGACCCCTTCCGGATCGGCCTGGAATCGGGCCTCCCCCGCCATGCGAGAGATGAGGCCGGAATGACGGTCATGTGGGGTCCGAAAAGCTTGGTCTCGGTACCGGAGCGGCCATGACTTGAGGCCAGACTCCAGAATTCGCGGAAGCGCCCGCCGTCACGCTGACGGTCGGTAACGCCTTGTCCTCGCTGTCATTCCATTAATGACATTTCCAGCTACCCAAGTAAATATCTCAAGCTCGCCGTCAGTTCCGTTCTGACTCGACCTCCTATGCACCCCCTGCATCATGCTTCCGACTACAGATATGTGGACTCGACCAAGCTGCCAAAAGACAGCTTGACGTCTGCAACGTTGGAACATAACTGCAAAAACTGTCAGCTAGGATCG encodes the following:
- the RIM1 gene encoding ssDNA-binding protein, mitochondrial (EggNog:ENOG503P5Q2; BUSCO:EOG09265JNA; COG:L); this encodes MSAFLRSVSRAAARPQVAAARAFSSTPQRPYAKITIVGNLADTPDLHSSNSGKEYLRYAVASNSGSGENRKTSWFNITVFPTSTNARDFYLSLEKGTMVLVEGQASIDTYEDAEGKPVRTLGIVQRALEVLRRPANRDAPAEE
- the STE3 gene encoding a-factor receptor (EggNog:ENOG503NWB2; COG:S) is translated as MAPPTPEELATPGFNKWSLYGFTTTPEERIGPDEPYTYPSLQVNLFFRVFLGLVSLFITWVPARLLFRSGEFAGTVLCVITMILNFFAVVNALIWRDDNVEEWFDGYGWCDIQTYLKFALDTAFNICLFEIMRGLASKVAMNRATALTSKERRRNRIISAAVIFTVPVVQMILTYFVAVGRYNVSTLVGCGVYYFPNWVFLVFFILPTPIFSIGAAIMACLTFYRYRLIMRASNKVMQSRDSVAAARQSRVRKKLYFLTLTVIVVVLPLILIFFVRNLKVGSPWDLSYDFASFHYGPDPFNQWFVSFTTSEYMNFQQLSISFISEVTGILLFIPFGTTPEALNSYRRGLLFLGLGYIFPKLREEIPLYPSPSSSRGNSTSNSRASWWSSFLRPIRENASSFIASRRRSTTTTGMSNNSSRKGSILPTAEHHSNSTSSRSTSLLIKEKSTSSNNPWPDLTAEEIDHYNNPHFPSSSSTSTCPPAGQNPFLMATAIPLNATPLPSRLSTVLPKKKTTTSPIEEEKVVDVGSEDVAEPWDVGHQASNVEFDTQVWAGNPRSGSQLPLPSPARFQPVVTTITAGSGDGDLEAGEHQQQRRGVVRVETRIAHTLEPREEGEEQVVTVTTPTHAS
- the TPT1 gene encoding tRNA 2'-phosphotransferase (EggNog:ENOG503P117; COG:J) codes for the protein MLTHLSPSLKTATRLTQLTTTLTSSLNPHFHFSPRSFTFTITPQMDDKADLIADQLSQTTPSSRGGGKRGGSRGREGRPGGRAVDLSRALSRLLRHQASNAGIDLDKEGYAPLDKVLSWGPLKSLKPTFPEILSAVKDSDKQRFALKPLHSSTSTSTDPKDWLIRANQGHSIKLDSDALLKPLSLTPDLSKGELPIPPTVVHGTFFAFWPLIKSTGGLKKMGRNHVHFSTGLPDDDEGVISGMRKDAELLIYIDVPKAMKEGNLKFWMSENGVVLTEGEDEEGVVSSKYFKEVVGRDGALVGVIWRDGEPMDGGDLPPGLKIRQPHGKGAGRGGKRGGRGRGGGQ
- the CPP1 gene encoding tyrosine/serine/threonine protein phosphatase (EggNog:ENOG503NY1Z; COG:V); translated protein: MPSAAPRRLYEDQIPSFMTVLDVENGIVDASNTVTVVDPKLVMEDTKLPRDSEPALRPGVLSSDSIHKHHDSTSTAESAESSPTTTVSCTDSSDLSDPSPSSSPDSPINLVPLRPFAPASFGGLHGLANLTINTSGRTLERPMTSPVPRRPKNMKGLSIQPPSLSSTEVSEASSPSFIKPKIPTTKRKPSQLSLKTSTSDLIARTTLEVPSSPSVSIGPILQRRALKHSTSSPHMLSGLKSATFGPAGGMTIPTVLERNETGLSSFLRPPKPAVAPGLGSTIQEEDSPIRTQIANRAAYEFEPFHEVENNEDQKTPGYPDGPIAIYSDNVYLYLEPTAEEASRFDVVINVAREVVNPFKPYASRKDSAASDGQTMSPVEPDTAVTNSSFATAFEYFPEGSSADTPTTPKAQSFKEPEYIHIPWDHNTDIGKDLMGLCETIERRTKDGKKVLVHCQQGASRSASLIIAYGLYQNPDLTVNDAYYAAQAKSRWISPNMRLMYCLQDFQKEVSSRKRLAVPSAGLKSRSGRSPLHRATLSADHIEAPPKEPLTAPLPSEDPASRSGSPERSPSRARGNSTPNRGEPISPGPSSAPSSFSWTEKEDESDPGKFGRFNIDSFLVPSQLDSGFASSDSSFARPPPSPGFVPPTISREPPSPGFGGSFTLSKPPPSPGFGSFSLSRPPPSPGFGSFAEPPKSPGFAPPSFASLTISKPPASQNLAPLDLSRPPMSPGFPPPDPFARPPASPGFGAHRFGASDGTFGFAPMTFAPPPSQPEKIKSENNFKLAPMTFAPPPKTVERKKSEATLAPINLTPPPKKLEKKSSQISLAPLKLSPAPKTLEKKRSMGTFGFAPLNIAPVVPPPVPPRDNILAMRGFPPNASDPTLSPRAEVMTNNPLHQALAVAAAQFAEVVQAPPTPADEALGLFSPRETMFPRDPFFPFGRPMQNEDPRSPPTLGETPIVRSIDEMI